Below is a window of Pedobacter africanus DNA.
TCAGCCGGATTCCAAATATGGAATCGTATACCGCGATAAGCTATCAACCCTTGAAAATGTTTACCAGCCTCGCTTAGATGTAAAAGACAGCTACGCCAGAATTATAGTGGACCTGGATTACGCGATTGCCAATGCCCCAAATTTTTACAACAACAAGAGGTTTTCCAGGCAGCTGGCCAAGGCTTTAAAAGCAAAACTCTTGTTAAACCGGGGCTGGGGTAATGATTATGCTGATGCGCTAATTCTGGTCAATGAGGTCATCACCGAGAGTACTGGCCTGGGGGTAATTTTAGAGCCCTCGCTGAGCCAGCTGTACCAGAACAGCTGGGACTCAAAGGAACTGTTGTTTTGCCGCTACAGGGAAAAAACAGACGATGTGGTTACCGCCTATAATTTTACGTATGGTTATAACTATGCAACCATTACGCTCACTACACAAGGAAACGCCATTATTGGTGCCGATCCCCGACACGTAGAGGGCTGGGGCAATGTGAAGTCGCCCATAGCTGGCAATACCACCACCAAATGGGCCCCTAAAAAGCTGTGCCGGCTGGGCAGACAGGTTGGCGGCGATAATGATAAGTATACGGTTTATTATCTGAGACTTACCGAGCTATACCTGATGAAGGCCGAACTGCTGCAAAAAACAGGTGCAAGCTTTGCACAGGCCATGGACCCGATCAATTACGTCAGGAACCGCTCTGAGCTGGGTAGTTTATCTGTAGGCAATAAAACTGACTTTGAAAAAGTTCTTTTCAGTGAAATACTTAATGAGCTGAACCTGGAGAATGAGGCCGACTGGATGTCGTCCTTGCGCTTGAAAAATGCCGCTGGTACCTATATGCTGCAGGATTTCAGGGGTGCTGCCACTGTACTGGACCAGAACAAATTTATCTGGCCCATCCCTACTTCTGAAATGAAGTTCAACAAGTTAATTGATCAGAATCCGGGCTATGAAAATCTAAACTATTAAATCATGAAGACACTATTTGGTATAATGATCCTGGTACTTCTTGTGGGTACATCCTGTAAGAAGGATACCAAACTGAGCGATGAAACCATCTTTCTTCCTACAGATCTGTTGTTTGAAGATTTGAAGGTGAACCGTTTCGGGCATAAAATCCCGACGGAAAGTTTTAGCAGTTCTATAGCAACCTTTAATGTGGAACAGGACGGCTCAGATTGGAGTGGCTTTGCCATTTCCAATAGAAATTACAGGGGCTTTGTTAAAACCGCAGCCGAGGCAGATTCTACAAGGTTTAGCGTGTATACACCGCAGCCCAATGCAAGCGGTAATTTTCTTGTGGTACGCGCAAAAGGAGATAAAGCCTTTATTTCGCTATCTAGGCCTATAGAAATTGATAAAATACTGCTGGCCAATACTACGCAGGTTTACCAGACCATTATGTACGGTACTGGAAATGCAACGGTGGGCAATACCTTTTCGCCTGGTACTGTGGTGATGACCGCTGCAAGAAAGGACAACCTGAAAGTAAGCATTAAGGGCTTTTTAAATGGGAGCCAGACCGGGGTGGTAGATTTTCTGCTGGCCGACCGCAGTTCAGATGCCTTGAAAAGGACAATAACCATTACCGACTGGATGCCGGTTTCACTGGCCACCCTGGGTAAAGTCGATAAAATTGTTTTCAACCTGGAATCAACGGACAAAACCGCCGGGGTAATGAACACGCCAAATTATTTCTGCCTGGATGGCATCAGGTTTAAAGAGAATGTAAATTAAAATAAAAACCATATGTTACGTAAATTACTTTTGTTAAGCAGTGCTTTACTGGTGCTGATTGCCGGGGGATTTCAGCATTTGAAAGCCCAGAACAGGAAAGTAGACCTGAAAGAGAACCTGCCATTTACTGAGGTGTTAAAAATGGCTAAGGAAAAGAAAAAACTGATCTTTCTTGACTTTGGATCGATTACCTGCAAGCCTTGTATGTACATCAAAAAGGAAGTGCTTACACTGGATAGTGTGGCTGATTTTATCAACGAACGTTTTGTGAGTGTAGATTATAATGTTGGGGCAGAGAAAGACAGGCTAAGAAAACTCTACAGTGTAGTTGGTGAACCTGTATTGCTGATTCTGGATCAGAACGGTGTTTTGATGCACCGGATGGCGGGAAAAATGGAAGGCAATCAGTTGATGCAGCGGTTTAAGCAGGGGCTTGATGTAAACAATAACTTTGTAGCCCTTACGGCAAGCTACAACAAAGGAACGCGTGATGCCGGGTTTGTATTAAAGTACCTGGAAACGCTATTCAATGCCAGCGAAACCGAAACCATGAACAAGGTGGTAAAGGAATACCTGCAGGGACCTGTAGAGCGGATTAAAGAACCGGGAGTATGGAGTGTGTTTTACAAGTATGACCAGGATATTGCAAGCCGGGAGATGATGTATATGTTCGACAACCGGGAAGAGTTCTATAAATTGTTTGGTAAGGACAAAGTGGACAGTAAGATCAACAAGCTGTATTCAGAAAAATCGATCTTTTACCTGTACGGACATAAGCCGCCTATTGATGACCCTAAGTTCAGGGTGTTGCTCGATTACCTGAGGAAAACAGATTACCCAAGGGCAAGTGAATGGCTATGCTATTTTGTACCGGCACAGTATAAATACAAAGACTGGAATAAGCTTGGGCAGGAAGTTGACAATATTTATTCCTTTAATGTGCTGAAAGGAAAGTCTGGTGCCAGCTTTAAGGACATGATGCTTACACAGTACATGATGTATTGTGATGATTTAAAAGCAATGAAATATCCGATCAGATGGAGTGAGGAACTGCTGAATACGGCGGGTACCGATGCTGAGAAAAAACGCTACGCTGCTTCAAGGGCCAGCTTGCTGGAAAAGGAGAAGAACTTTGACAAGGAAAAGCTGAACTGGACCGATATGAATTAGGTCAGCTCATGAAGCATAAAAAAAGCACCTTTATTTAATAAAGGTGCTTTTTTGTTTCTTAAAAAGAAGATTATCCTTTTGCAGATAATTGAGCTAAAACAGCATTGTTTTTAGCCAATTGATCTTTAGTAGATTGTTTAGATCTGCTTCCCAACTCAACGTTTGTGGCGCGCTTCAGGAATTTCACATCTAATTTTGCGAAAGTTTTATTTCTTCTGTCTTTTCTTTTTAATCTGGTAACTGCCATGTCAATCTTTTTTATTTATTAATAAATCTGGAGGTCGAGAGCGGATTCGAACCGCTGTACAAGGTTTTGCAGACCTCTGCCTAGCCACTCGGCCACTCGACCTGTTAAAATTCAGGCTGCAAAAATAGCAATAATAAGTTACTATGCAATTAATTTCTAAAAATTTCTGGCGATGTCAGCACATAATATTGCGGCCGAGATGGCAACATTCAGAGACTCAGCGTGCCCAACACGTGGAATGGTTACAGGATGGCTGATTGATTTCATCACTTCCGGTGTAATTCCCTGCCCTTCGTTGCCCAAAATCACCAGGCCTTCTTTGCCCCATTTTGTCTCATAGACACTGGTCCCATTTAGTACAGCACCAAAAACAGGGAGTTCAATGTGTTTTAAAAAAGCTGGCAAATCTTCATAATAAATATTTATGCGGCTTAAAGAGCCCATAGTGGCCTGTACGGTCTTCGGGTTGTAAACTTCTACACAATTGTCTGAACAGATGATCTGTTTAAAGCCAAACCAGTCGGCTGTGCGGATAATGGTACCCATATTGCCGGGGTCCTGCACACCGTCGAGTACCAGTGAAAATACATTTTTCAGCGTCTTTGTGTCCAGTACAGGGCTTTCAGGAATATTAACCAGGGCCAGTATGCCCTGAGGGGCTTGCAGTGTACTAATCTTATCCAGTTCAGCGTTGTTTACTTCAAATAACTTTATATTTGCCGGTAAAGCTGGAAGTAAGGACCGGTATTGTTCCAGGTAGTAAATACTGTGTACCTGGTAGTTGGATTGTATAAATTCTACGATAGATTTTATACCTTCAATAATAAATATTCCGTTTTCTTTGCGGTACTTTTTTTGATGTAACGATTTTATAAAACTTATCTGTGATTTTGAAAGCATACCACGATTATAAAAAGAATGTTCTGTTTCCTGCAATATTACTATTTATTATTGTTTTTGTTACAGCATGTTCATCAACAAAGTACATTGCCGATTACCAGTCGATCGTAAAAAAGGTAGAGATAGACAGTGTCCCGAAGGAATTTGAAGAGGAAGCGCTGAATTATATACAGAAAGACATCAGGCCTTCCTCAAAAATCGGTATCAACGTATTGATCTATAATATGTTCAATACCAAAGATGGGAAGTATAAAACCAGCAATATTAAACCCCTGGGCACCCCGCCGCCAATTTTAGACAGTGCGCTTGTAGAAATTTCGCGCAATCAGATAGAGAAGTACCTGATGAGCAAGGGGTATTTTAATGCAAAGGTTAAATCTGGTATTGCCGTGAAGGACAAGCGGGCTGAGGTTTCTTTTAAGGCGAACCCGGGAACACCTTTTTCGGTAAATAAAGTAGAGTATGATATCCCTGACCAGAAAATTAAAGAATTGTACTTGGGCAACAAAGATGCGTTTAGCCATCTGAAAGAAGGCAAACGTTATGATGATGATTCATTGGCTTACGAAAGGGACCAGATCTATCAGGTGATGAAGCAGAATGGTTACTTTGATTTTTCGAGGCCTTATATCAAGTTTACGGTAGATTCTAACCTGAACAACAGCAAGGCTAACGTGAAGCTGATTATTGACAACCCTGTAGACAAACCCCGGCATGCGCAGTACGACATCGGCGAAACCAATATTTTGATTGCGCCAAATGCAGATGGTTTCCCGGATTCTATGGAACTCAATAAAAGGATCTACAAAGGTGTGAGGTATACAGACCTGTCTAAAAAGTTCAGGAGGAACCCGATTTCCCGGTATAATTTTTTACAGGAGGGTGAGCGGTATGACATCAGGAACGAAAGTCTGACCTATGACCGCATGTATGAGCTGAGTGTATTTAAAAATGTTAAAATAGAATATAACCGGCCGAAAGATAGCGCTCTTGTGGTAAACCCTGTGATTCAGCTGATTCCTCAAAAGATCATGAGCAACAGGATAGAAGGGGAAATTCCTTTTAATGCAGGTACGGTAGGTTTTACCTTAAGTAATACCTATACCAACAATAATCTTTTCAGGGGAACCGAAAAATTTGAATTCCAGATTAAAGGCGGATTGCAATCCAGACTTGGACAGGGAACCTCTATTTTTAAGGACATTTACCAGCGCGATTTTTCTGTTAGTGCAAATTTAACCGTTCCACGTTTGATGCTGCCTTTTATCAGTGCCAGGCCAAGCAGAAGGGGGGGGATGCCACGTACGATATTTTCATCAAGCTACGTTTATGGTTTGCAGAAAAACGCTTTTACGCGTAAGGTAATCCTTACTTCTGTGGCGTATGAATTCAGGGAATCAAAATCAAAGATTCATACAGTAACACCGCTGAATTTTGAGTATAGGTTTGGTAATGTACTGCTGGATTCTCTGAGTTCAAATGGAGCATTTGCAAATAACAATAATATCGTAAACCTGCTTTTGCTAGATAGAAAAAATGTAACTTTTGGCGTTAAATATACCTTTTCATTGAATGCCGAAAAACTGCTTACAAATTCAAGTTTTATATATTTCAGGGGTGACATAGATCTTGCCGGTAATTTAATGCAGGGCCTTTCAAGATTGTTTAAAACCAGGGTAGATACTGCTGGTTTCAGAACTATATTTGGGGTACAGTTTAACCAATATGTACGGCCTGAGTTTGATGTGCGTTGGTATAAATCGCTTGGCGGAGACAAGCAATTTGTAGCCAGAATAAATACAGGGATTGGTTATGCCTATGGAAATTCCAAAGAAACAGGTATTCCATTCGAAAAGATGTTTTACGCCGGAGGATCGAGTGGGGTGCGGGCCTGGCAGGCAAGGACACTTGGTCCTGGAAACTATAATAGAGGGGAAAGCCTGGTTTCAGAGGAAGTCAGGAAGGCGCTTTTTGGTTTTGATCAGACCGGCGAACTACATATTGAAACCAATTTTGAATACCGGTATAAACTGTTGAATAAATTTTTTGGTGCTAAGCTAAAGGGAGCTGTATTTCTGGATGCAGGGAATATCTGGAACGTCTCAAGCGGTGCATCAGAAACCAGATTTGACTTTAAAAAACTGGGCAGCCAAATGGCACTGGGTGCAGGTACAGGCTTCAGATACGATGTACAGTACTTTGTATTCAGGTTTGACATAGGCCTGAAGCTGAAAGACCCACAGTTTACCGGATCAGACCAATGGGTGATCAGTAAGTTCCTGGGTGGAGGAAAAGCCTTCAGAAGTGCCTACGATGCCGCCAATACGCCCGACAGGTATCGCTTTGTACAATACAATTTTGGGATAGGTATGCCTTTCTAGAACAGGCTTTTTAAGCCATCAAATATCGTTTCAAAAAATGTAGAGAGGTTTAAGCCATTGCTGTGGTTGAAATATATGAAAACGATCATAATGATAACAGCAACTATAATAAACTTTCTGAAGGCAAAAGCCAGGAAAATGATCAGCGCCGGAAAAAGGATCAGCCACATGCTGTTAATGGCATAAGGATCCAGGCCTCGCTCATTTTTATACACGTACAGCAACTTGCTATGTGTGCCTTTATCATTCTGGTGTTTGATGTAAACAAATGCAGAACGCTCCAGTTGAAGCGGTAATACCGCTACGCCACTGTGAAACGTTAAGGGCTGTGTAAAACCGCTAACCGTAAAAGTGTACAATCCGTTAATGTTTTCTATGGGGTTGCCTGATGAGTCGGCTGCAATAATGGCCAGCTTACTGTTTTTTAAAAGGTTTTCTTTGACGATAAAATTATTGATGTCTGATTTCTGCGCAAAGGCCATAGCGCTGATGGCCAAAAACAGGAGCATTAAACCAAGTTGTCTCATTCTGTTGATCGTTTATTGTAAATTAAGTACCCCAAATGTAGCAAAACACCGTTTCTTTTTATCGGGTTGTCGTATAAATTATAACTCAGGCCTATCGGGCCTAAAGGGGTATGGTATACCAATCCAGCTGTACCTGCATAATGCCATTGGGTA
It encodes the following:
- a CDS encoding RagB/SusD family nutrient uptake outer membrane protein — protein: MKTKLYLYLGVLMLSLSSCEKFITQDPEFLLTPEVAVTDEASAKSLLNGAYAGISTNDWTARFTGGFSSMLGIINYNNSAYTFNMTATGDNEALWKAFYVAINNANAAIEGIQPLTDDKFKSAQIKAELIGEAHGLRAFAHLYTLWYFARWFDQPDSKYGIVYRDKLSTLENVYQPRLDVKDSYARIIVDLDYAIANAPNFYNNKRFSRQLAKALKAKLLLNRGWGNDYADALILVNEVITESTGLGVILEPSLSQLYQNSWDSKELLFCRYREKTDDVVTAYNFTYGYNYATITLTTQGNAIIGADPRHVEGWGNVKSPIAGNTTTKWAPKKLCRLGRQVGGDNDKYTVYYLRLTELYLMKAELLQKTGASFAQAMDPINYVRNRSELGSLSVGNKTDFEKVLFSEILNELNLENEADWMSSLRLKNAAGTYMLQDFRGAATVLDQNKFIWPIPTSEMKFNKLIDQNPGYENLNY
- a CDS encoding DUF4465 domain-containing protein, translating into MKTLFGIMILVLLVGTSCKKDTKLSDETIFLPTDLLFEDLKVNRFGHKIPTESFSSSIATFNVEQDGSDWSGFAISNRNYRGFVKTAAEADSTRFSVYTPQPNASGNFLVVRAKGDKAFISLSRPIEIDKILLANTTQVYQTIMYGTGNATVGNTFSPGTVVMTAARKDNLKVSIKGFLNGSQTGVVDFLLADRSSDALKRTITITDWMPVSLATLGKVDKIVFNLESTDKTAGVMNTPNYFCLDGIRFKENVN
- a CDS encoding thioredoxin family protein, translating into MLRKLLLLSSALLVLIAGGFQHLKAQNRKVDLKENLPFTEVLKMAKEKKKLIFLDFGSITCKPCMYIKKEVLTLDSVADFINERFVSVDYNVGAEKDRLRKLYSVVGEPVLLILDQNGVLMHRMAGKMEGNQLMQRFKQGLDVNNNFVALTASYNKGTRDAGFVLKYLETLFNASETETMNKVVKEYLQGPVERIKEPGVWSVFYKYDQDIASREMMYMFDNREEFYKLFGKDKVDSKINKLYSEKSIFYLYGHKPPIDDPKFRVLLDYLRKTDYPRASEWLCYFVPAQYKYKDWNKLGQEVDNIYSFNVLKGKSGASFKDMMLTQYMMYCDDLKAMKYPIRWSEELLNTAGTDAEKKRYAASRASLLEKEKNFDKEKLNWTDMN
- a CDS encoding spore protein encodes the protein MAVTRLKRKDRRNKTFAKLDVKFLKRATNVELGSRSKQSTKDQLAKNNAVLAQLSAKG
- a CDS encoding TrmH family RNA methyltransferase; this encodes MLSKSQISFIKSLHQKKYRKENGIFIIEGIKSIVEFIQSNYQVHSIYYLEQYRSLLPALPANIKLFEVNNAELDKISTLQAPQGILALVNIPESPVLDTKTLKNVFSLVLDGVQDPGNMGTIIRTADWFGFKQIICSDNCVEVYNPKTVQATMGSLSRINIYYEDLPAFLKHIELPVFGAVLNGTSVYETKWGKEGLVILGNEGQGITPEVMKSISHPVTIPRVGHAESLNVAISAAILCADIARNF
- the tamL gene encoding translocation and assembly module lipoprotein TamL is translated as MILKAYHDYKKNVLFPAILLFIIVFVTACSSTKYIADYQSIVKKVEIDSVPKEFEEEALNYIQKDIRPSSKIGINVLIYNMFNTKDGKYKTSNIKPLGTPPPILDSALVEISRNQIEKYLMSKGYFNAKVKSGIAVKDKRAEVSFKANPGTPFSVNKVEYDIPDQKIKELYLGNKDAFSHLKEGKRYDDDSLAYERDQIYQVMKQNGYFDFSRPYIKFTVDSNLNNSKANVKLIIDNPVDKPRHAQYDIGETNILIAPNADGFPDSMELNKRIYKGVRYTDLSKKFRRNPISRYNFLQEGERYDIRNESLTYDRMYELSVFKNVKIEYNRPKDSALVVNPVIQLIPQKIMSNRIEGEIPFNAGTVGFTLSNTYTNNNLFRGTEKFEFQIKGGLQSRLGQGTSIFKDIYQRDFSVSANLTVPRLMLPFISARPSRRGGMPRTIFSSSYVYGLQKNAFTRKVILTSVAYEFRESKSKIHTVTPLNFEYRFGNVLLDSLSSNGAFANNNNIVNLLLLDRKNVTFGVKYTFSLNAEKLLTNSSFIYFRGDIDLAGNLMQGLSRLFKTRVDTAGFRTIFGVQFNQYVRPEFDVRWYKSLGGDKQFVARINTGIGYAYGNSKETGIPFEKMFYAGGSSGVRAWQARTLGPGNYNRGESLVSEEVRKALFGFDQTGELHIETNFEYRYKLLNKFFGAKLKGAVFLDAGNIWNVSSGASETRFDFKKLGSQMALGAGTGFRYDVQYFVFRFDIGLKLKDPQFTGSDQWVISKFLGGGKAFRSAYDAANTPDRYRFVQYNFGIGMPF